The region CGAAATCCTCGCTCTTTTTGTTCTTCCGTGGAAGGGTCGAGCGGTTGAAGGTAGGTCAGAGTGCGAGACGTCGTTAgttcaaattaaaaattctTTTCATTATCTTTGGACTCGTGCCAGAAGCATAAAAGCTTTGTTTGCTGCACGTTCTTGCAAAAACAATAGTTCCACTTTATCACAAGGCCACCCATTATGACCTTAAGGGAATGGGTGCCTTACTTAGCGACACATTCTATTCATCTGTTACAGACTAACATCCCGGAAGCAATCCGGGCCTACGAGTTGGCGTATCGTTCTTCAGCTCAGCGGGAGATAAAGCTGCTCTGCCTGCACGAAATAGGATGGTGTCGTTTGATACAGCTGGACTATGGGGTGGCTATGCAGAATTTCAAAAAACTCAAGTATGTCCAACCGGCGAGCTGTTCTCAGCGCATTTAAAACGGTTTTTCTATTCTTCTAACTCACAATAGGATGCGCAGTAAATTTTCTAGAAGCTTTTACTCCTACCTTACGGCCATTTGTGAGGGGGCCTTTGGCCAGTATTCAAATCTCGTCCATTGGCGTGCGGATATACTGGAGATGATAAACCGTTCCCCACAGAAGGTAAGCCGATTGTATTGGAATGAGCGTACCGTGATCTCATTTTTGGTCATTTACAGGATTCGCAAATCCATAAGTACATATTCCGCCGGTGTCTGAAATTGCCCCGGGCAGAAGGAGGATCACAGCCACGGTTTAGCAGCTCATTGTACTGGAAGTATCTCGTGTTTGAGATGCTCTTTCTATGGAACGCTTTGAGCAGCTGTAGCGTGGAGCAGTTGGAAAGTATCCAGATGGATTGCTCGCAACCGGTAGAAACCTTCTCCGAACCGATGTTGGGTATTTCCCGCCTAGTGCTCGGTGCCTGCCTGGCCTGTCTCGGACGTTACGATAATGCGATACTGGCGTATCGGGAGTGTATTGCCATGCGCGAAGAAGCATCCGGAGAGCAACAGGATATTCACATTTCAGCGTTCGCCTACTATGAACTAGCCGTCCTGTTGCTCCGTCAGCATGGCGATGAAGAAGCGCAGCGTGCCGAGGCTCGACGGTTGCTAGTGTACGCGCAGCAGAATTTTAGAAACTACGATTTTGATAATCGCGTCAGCGTACGCATCCATAACGTGCTGAAGAGGATGGAATCATGAGCATGCACGTGCAGGCGGCGATAAGGGTGTTCTCTCGGTTGGTGCCTTATTTACTGTTCGGAAAACATGTTGCGAAGCTTCTCGTTGGTACAATTCGATACCCTAGGCGAGCCAGttaacaatttaaaatcgaATATTCTACTTGCTTTCCAATGGCTGGTGCAAGAAAGTAAGATTTAAACCCATACAATAACAATTGATGCTTTGCACAAACTTGCTGGTCAAGGTTGATTCCGCTGTAGATAGCTAATGAAAGAGATCCAAAAAGTGTGTGCACAAACTCAAACTTAACAGAAAGTCTTCAATGTGAGAAAGTTATACACCGTAAGTTTTATAACCTCATACGAAAAAAGCGGATACAGTAATCACTCAAAAGTTCAACAATCATCGCCAATAACATGTCTGGAACtggaaacaataaatttttaTAATGCAAAGCTAGCGCTGAAAATTCCAACAAACAATGTTAACGCACCTAATCTTCGTCTATCGCAGCTGCTGAATAAAGATTAGTGCATTATCCGCGGTGCGGCTGCACCGAGTTCTCAATAAGATAATGATAAAGACTTTTGAGCATCGTATCGTACTGGTTTGACAATGCTGCGTGTTTATTTCCATTGTACAATATACCTACAACAAGTATCATATTTTGCAATTTTAGGATTTTGCTTCCATAAAGTGAGTGCAGCATTTGCAATACCGTACTGGTACTGATGATAAGTTGGTTTAATGTGTATTTGTAGCCTCTCGTGTTTTCTCTTTATCTTTGCAAAAAGGTAGATAGGTTGGTAGAAGAGCCTTTCAACGGACTAGCAAACTGATGCTGCAAAATCTGGAGCAAACCAGGAAACGTAAAAGAATATTCATAAAAACCTCACGCTACTCCGCGTTCCCATTTGGCGGTGTAAATGAGATCATCTTCTTAATCACAATGCACTTTGTTTGGACTATTTAATATTTCTTCATACCTGCAAGAAGCGAGCCGCTCCGGCCGgcgctttcttctttcgtttgccttttcttcCGCACCCATGACTAGCATCGGTCTCTCCGGTTGCTTACTGTCTAAGTTACCTAGGTTATTAAATAACAGTACTTTGCTGATGTCTTTTGAACGAGGATGGAGAAAACGTTTTTGACTAGAATCACCCACAGTGAATCACCCACAGCGAATGGAAGGGTTCAATTTTGCAGACTAACTTACAACATCTTAACATGCAACGATGTTTGAAATCAGCCATGCAGAAAGGTTCCACCCAGAGGTATGAGTGTACTTTTTAACCCATTCTACCGTCGCTGGTGAAGCAATTCCCTTTGTTAGTTGAATAAGTTACGAGTGTAAAATATGCTTTACCTTGCCCTATACgcttgctttcttcttcccttttttggtcgTGATGAAGTCTTACGgtttatcattttgttttaaatcttCATTGCACCTTTTAGCTAACCTGGAGTTTGATATTTTGAGTTTCTGTTTCTGAAAGAACAGCtcgaaaagaataaaacaTCCAAACGGTAGTAAAAGGGGACTGCAAGATTGTTGTGTTTAAAATCCGGTCCTGGATTGTACCGTTGCCTAATACGGTACGTCCTACAGTTGTGAGCATCTGGTCCTGTCGGTTCGCTTGCTAGGAGTAAAGTTTAGAAAGAAAAActatctcgatctcgatgaacATAGACCATCGATTGGTGGTGAAACCGGGAATCAGAAGCGTATCTAGTCTAGGAACAAAAACTGTAGCTTTTTTCGCGTCTCCGAGTCCCTCGGTAAAGCGAGGGCCCATTTCCGTAGCCCCGACAGGACGACGGAACTGACTACGAGCagtgcaccgagcaccgagtagAGGCTGGGCGTTTCTTTGAAGAACATTATTTGCCAAATGAAGGCGAAAACAATGTCTGCGGACCGTGCAATCGCCACAGGACCGGCCTGTTCGAATTGCAGCGCAAGCGTTAACAGTATTTGGCCACCAAAGCTGAACAGGGCGAGCGCCACCACGAGGAAGCGATCCGTCCCACACAGCGGCCAACAGAGTGCTCCGATGTAGTAGCAAACGATCAAGGTGTACAGTAAAGCAAAGGCGCCGAAATTGGTCATGATAACGGAGAAGTGCAGTCCTTTAAGGGCCCGCAGCAGCACGTAGGCATTGGCACCGAACAGCGTGGAGGAGAGTGCTGCCACCGGGCCCCAGATATCATAGCTCGACTCCATCACTTCCTCGTCCACTATGGTCACTAGGTTTTCACCGAACAGGAACGGTGGCTTTGTGATTAACACAACGCCGATGAGCGTCAGGACGATCGTGATAACATTGAACATACCGCAAGACTCTCGCAGAAACAAACGGGCAAAAATTGCGACAAAGACCGGCGTCGAGAATATGATAACGGACGCATCAGCTAGCGGCATGTGGCGAAAGGCGTAGAAGCTAAGCATCAAACCCGTCGTCCCGACGAAACACCGCAGCACCAGAATGATCCGTTTTCCTTCGGGGAAGAAGCTTTCCTCGCGGTAGATGGCGATCGGTATCGAAGGTAGCAGCACACCGATGAATCTAAGTAAGCATGTGCGAAGGGATGGGGAACATTAGAACATAAAGTTAGTAAGCACAGGGTGGGCCGCCCAGGCGCAGTCATAGGCAGATGGGATGGCGGTGCAACGAACCTGAACGTGGCAAGCTCAATCGGATTCACATCCACGAGTCCTTTGACGATCACGGAGCacagcgagaagaagaaggaggaaaccgTCGCGAGTATAATCCCCAGGTAGGGGCACGAGCAGCGCAACCACGATAGGGAACGGTGCCCCGAGGTTCCCTGCAGCACCCCGTCCACTAATTGCTGTAATTCCAGATGTTCGGGCATCGTGGCGAGTGCAGAGAGGTTTACCAACAAGTCGAATCCCTTCGCCGTCCGGgcaaagcagcagctttgGTTACTACTTATTAGCtagatccgttttttttcttcgtaaaGCTGCCCCGCTAATCACGGCCGAGGTGCTCCAGCACATTATCAACAAATCGTCGCAACCCACGCATCGCACGCATCCTTTTCCAACTCACCCCCGCTTTGGGCACATACTTTTACTGTCCTGGCCAGCTCGGGACGGATCGGAGACACGGGAAAATGCACCTAAATCATGATtgttcccaaaaaccaaggcTCGCGGGCTCACTCCACTTTTGGCCACTTCCTGTTTGCCGTGTCCTTTTTGCACCGTTCCGCGCCTGTCAAGTGGTGTCGCGAACCGTGGCTGTCAGCTGCGTGCAAACGTCAAATAACCATAACAACcagcataacaacaacaacgctcgTCCTTGATCCTTGTGCGGCGTGTCTCTTGCTCggtttttcgttcttcttttaGGTTTGCAGTGAACCCAGCAGTTTTGTACATAAAGGTATGCTTTATTATTTAAGTTGTGTATACAAAAGTAACGATTTACAAAAATACTTTACGTCGTGCGCGCCGCTTTCGCCGACAACAGCGGAAACGGCGCGTCCTATACTCGTGCGAAAGTAGGGGGACTCTTTCGGCTGCGATTGCTGAATATAAAGTGCGAAAGCTAAGCCGCAAATTATCGCGAGAAGCTGGTGCGGCGATCATGATGTTTAGGGATGGAGCTCAAGCGTTTGCTGACACAGATCCCCACATGGTGAAACTTTTATCTGTGAGCTAACTTGCAGACGAATGGTAGAGGGTAGTAGTGCTGTGCTGCGTTTTTGCCTATCCACAGCGATTATGTACATCACAAGCTCTCCAAGCGTGGGTACTCTCAACCCAAGTCCGCTATAACGGAGTCCAGGTCCGACTGCAGCGTGCAGCATTCTTCCCGCACCGTGCTGATCTCGTCCTTGATGCGATCCACGTTTGCCTGCAGCAGATAGTTACCCTTCTTCAGGGAGGCCAGCCGGGCTTCGTGACGCTTCACGCGAGGCTCCAGGTTGAGCTTCTTTTTGTCATCCGGTGCATCCTGGCGATAAAAAAACGGTTTAAAATGACCAACATGAGGAACAACCACCGGAGATTCCGGGCGTGCTTACCTCTGcctcattttcactttcattttcgCTCTCTGACTCGGACTCCTCCGTCtcactttcctcctcctcctcttcctcttcctgctcttcTTCGGGCTCCTCTGGCGGGGGCTCCTTGGGCTCTGCgtgctcgtcatcatcatcatcttccattttcatcattgCGGCCATCTTCTCCACTTCCTTCTGGAGTTTCTTTAGCTTCTTCTTTTCAGCCCTGTAAGTAGAGGTGCACTTTAGTATTCGGATGGACCGTTTTCCCTCGATTCCCGTCCCGCCCGCTTGCCCGCTACTTACTTGAGTGCATACTGGTTGGTTTTCATGGCATACTTGAGCGCCTGTCGCTCGGCATGCTTCTCTTCCTGTTTTTCCTTCAATCGGGTAAGCCGAGCCTGCATCATGTTGACCTCGCGGTTCAATCGTTTGGCCGCCTTTTccgccttcttctcctcatcttcctcttcttcttcctcctcctcttcgggctccggttccggcgaGCTTTCCTTTTGCGCGGACTCGGTAGCTCTGTGACGATCGTCGTGGACATTTCCCTGGTTTGGCCATCATCGAGCAAAAGAGTAAAATCAGTCTCAAGTTTCAGTGACAATCGTAGTAGACTTAACCATCAGACGCATGCTTTGAAGCTACAAGCTACGAGATGGGGGTTAAACGTTTTGGTTTGGGAGGAAAATGCCGGGTTTTCCCCCGAAATGGGAACTAAAGCACCACCTAGTCAAACCCTTGCGTACCTGAGGCTCGTTCAAGTAGAAGTCATCATCCGTTAAGCACTGCGATTAAAAATAATAGCAACATAGAACCTTAATTAGCGTGGCGGTTACAATATGAGCTACAGAGCTCGCAACGGCGTAAGCAACGGCAAGGCCATCAACCGATCGTTCGACTCAACATCATTTCCCCAGATTATCGTGGTATTGCCGCAGAATTGCTTGCAGTTACTCACAGTACCCAATGTATTAGTCGTGCGCTTCGCCATCCAGTTAGTTACATTTGTTTCGCATACCAAATGTTAATAACCGGTGTTTCAGGCACACCGATGGACGCTGGCGCACTTTGACTTATgaaacgattgttttttttttcgttgtttatAGAAACAGTATAAATGTCCTGTTTTTAAGGGCAGCTTAACCTGGACAGTCTGCTTTTACCTGTAGTTTCCGCTCCAGCTCGACAATCTTTCGTTTTTGCTCGTCAACCTGCTTGTAAGCGGTATCCAGTTCCTTAGCAACGGTTTGGTACTTTTGCTCCAGCTGCTTCGACTGTTGCTGTGCTTCCAGAGCCTCATCTTTGAGCGACTTGATAAGATCGCCTTGTGGGCCGGCAACGGTGGACTTTTCCTCTCCGCTGAGTGGATTCCAGCGCTCGCGTGATAGTTCCGCCTCGAGGTTCTGCACACGTGCCTGCAACCGCTTGTTCTCCCGCTCGAGCGCTTCATTGTTGCGCAGCTCGTGGGCCAACATTTGCTTCGTGCTTTGCAGATCGTCCCGCACCTTATCGATATCATCCAGctcatcttcctcttcgtcggcCGGTGGTGCCTCCATGTTGGCCCGCGATTCCGATTTGGCCAGCTGCTCCTCGAGCGTCATCTGCCGGCGGAACTTACGCAATCCACCGAGTATCGGCTTGCTGCGATCGTTACATTTCGTGGGCTTCAGTAGCACGCCACCCTGGATCTGCTTCAACAGCTGATTGTGGGCTGTCGCCTTCTCTGTTTCGAAGATGAACTGATCCTTCACCTTGGTGATCGATTTCGAGTTGATGATGGGATGTGATCTGTAAAGCAGAGCGGACAAAAGAACGAATCGTTGTTGCCGAACGcagcgcgacgacgacggcgacgacgacgacggaacgcgAATTAATCATCGGTCAATGCGCACGCTTTCGCAAGGATCGCTACAGGGTGGGGATCGGGGGGCAACGGGGGAGGATTGCTATTTTTGCGCAGGTTCACATGATCACACATACAACATAGACACgcaaacacggacacggaatATTGTGTAACTCTTtagagagaggaaaaagggcaaGTCGTGGGTTGACACTCTGGTTGAGGCTCGGATCGAACGGATATCAGCGATCGAGAGCAATCGTCGTGTACCTGTCGTTACACTCAACGTGTTTCAGTTTCCTTCCCTGTTCAACCTCCTTCATCATGTCGGACCAATCCGGACGCCGACGGGGACGACGTCTGCAAGAGATAGGGACGAGATTCATAGAAAAGGATAACAAAGGATTAGTTGGATTAGTCGCGGAGGACGCGGCTTACGACCGATACGACACAAGACTGGacgagtggtgctggtgctggttagCGACAGGTGTGTATTAGTAATGGACATTCCGAATCAATCAAATGGTTGGTGCGTGCAAAGTGTTTTGAAATGTGCAgaaattttcctctttttgggtggaaatgGTTTCACGATCACGAAAATGCAGGACGAATACGATGGGATCACTACTGCAGGAGGACAGAAATAGTAGAGAGAGCGTCGAGGAAAGCTTGTTTTATGGCGTGTTTTGTGAAGCATTTTGTTTGTGGAATCATAGCGGATTGGATTGTGTAGAGGCATCGGTGTGGATATGTTGCTTGGTGTGCCCACTGGTCCCTCCAATGATGTGAAAAGTCCCTCGCATCTCACTTACTTTAGTTTGTCTATCATCTCTTTCTGCTTTTCGGAAACTTCTTTCT is a window of Anopheles aquasalis chromosome 2, idAnoAquaMG_Q_19, whole genome shotgun sequence DNA encoding:
- the LOC126569869 gene encoding solute carrier family 35 member G1; its protein translation is MPEHLELQQLVDGVLQGTSGHRSLSWLRCSCPYLGIILATVSSFFFSLCSVIVKGLVDVNPIELATFRFIGVLLPSIPIAIYREESFFPEGKRIILVLRCFVGTTGLMLSFYAFRHMPLADASVIIFSTPVFVAIFARLFLRESCGMFNVITIVLTLIGVVLITKPPFLFGENLVTIVDEEVMESSYDIWGPVAALSSTLFGANAYVLLRALKGLHFSVIMTNFGAFALLYTLIVCYYIGALCWPLCGTDRFLVVALALFSFGGQILLTLALQFEQAGPVAIARSADIVFAFIWQIMFFKETPSLYSVLGALLVVSSVVLSGLRKWALALPRDSETRKKLQFLFLD
- the LOC126571632 gene encoding glutamic acid-rich protein isoform X1, which encodes MPVNSRPPWLKDRLETVNRNVPPAWARKASATPATDTKESSPSTKSADDSSTASSTATTNAKTAATAAATVKKNSPAPAKENGETPAPKPTVTTTSAKLQSKEIKVPVVVAHKKPVAPPLTKPEPKVGLKNTTPVMTVLREPSKVKPASGVAASKQPTPESDDDEEEEEEVEEEEEEEEEEEEEGSTEYETESESEEEPSPPPPPPKTVAAKKPEPPAAAAAAKKPAVPQESSPPPKLPVQLRKVATPSKSPEKSDTDSKQSSSKSASEKSSSPEPKTFIRPPLKKVSPRPQPPEATVKERSVSPEPAKNFRVQLRKVPSNLKAPRVKEKLPEVQLKKVEKPLLEDIPKKEEAYPHKPSMLKSESSKRIPPPPPMPKSNIPPPPPPPPGMKPPADFQKKEVSEKQKEMIDKLKRRPRRRPDWSDMMKEVEQGRKLKHVECNDRSHPIINSKSITKVKDQFIFETEKATAHNQLLKQIQGGVLLKPTKCNDRSKPILGGLRKFRRQMTLEEQLAKSESRANMEAPPADEEEDELDDIDKVRDDLQSTKQMLAHELRNNEALERENKRLQARVQNLEAELSRERWNPLSGEEKSTVAGPQGDLIKSLKDEALEAQQQSKQLEQKYQTVAKELDTAYKQVDEQKRKIVELERKLQCLTDDDFYLNEPQGNVHDDRHRATESAQKESSPEPEPEEEEEEEEEDEEKKAEKAAKRLNREVNMMQARLTRLKEKQEEKHAERQALKYAMKTNQYALKAEKKKLKKLQKEVEKMAAMMKMEDDDDDEHAEPKEPPPEEPEEEQEEEEEEEESETEESESESENESENEAEDAPDDKKKLNLEPRVKRHEARLASLKKGNYLLQANVDRIKDEISTVREECCTLQSDLDSVIADLG
- the LOC126571632 gene encoding hepatoma-derived growth factor-related protein 2 isoform X2; its protein translation is MPVNSRPPWLKDRLETVNRNVPPAWARKASATPATDTKESSPSTKSADDSSTASSTATTNAKTAATAAATVKKNSPAPAKENGETPAPKPTVTTTSAKLQSKEIKVPVVVAHKKPVAPPLTKPEPKVGLKNTTPVMTVLREPSKVKPASGVAASKQPTPESDDDEEEEEEVEEEEEEEEEEEEEGSTEYETESESEEEPSPPPPPPKTVAAKKPEPPAAAAAAKKPAVPQESSPPPKLPVQLRKVATPSKSPEKSDTDSKQSSSKSASEKSSSPEPKTFIRPPLKKVSPRPQPPEATVKERSVSPEPAKNFRVQLRKVPSNLKAPRVKEKLPEVQLKKVEKPLLEDIPKKEEAYPHKPSMLKSESSKRIPPPPPMPKSNIPPPPPPPPGMKPPADFQKKEVSEKQKEMIDKLKRRPRRRPDWSDMMKEVEQGRKLKHVECNDRSHPIINSKSITKVKDQFIFETEKATAHNQLLKQIQGGVLLKPTKCNDRSKPILGGLRKFRRQMTLEEQLAKSESRANMEAPPADEEEDELDDIDKVRDDLQSTKQMLAHELRNNEALERENKRLQARVQNLEAELSRERWNPLSGEEKSTVAGPQGDLIKSLKDEALEAQQQSKQLEQKYQTVAKELDTAYKQVDEQKRKIVELERKLQGNVHDDRHRATESAQKESSPEPEPEEEEEEEEEDEEKKAEKAAKRLNREVNMMQARLTRLKEKQEEKHAERQALKYAMKTNQYALKAEKKKLKKLQKEVEKMAAMMKMEDDDDDEHAEPKEPPPEEPEEEQEEEEEEEESETEESESESENESENEAEDAPDDKKKLNLEPRVKRHEARLASLKKGNYLLQANVDRIKDEISTVREECCTLQSDLDSVIADLG
- the LOC126571632 gene encoding trichohyalin isoform X3, producing MPVNSRPPWLKDRLETVNRNVPPAWARKASATPATDTKESSPSTKSADDSSTASSTATTNAKTAATAAATVKKNSPAPAKENGETPAPKPTVTTTSAKLQSKEIKVPVVVAHKKPVAPPLTKPEPKVGLKNTTPVMTVLREPSKVKPASGVAASKQPTPESDDDEEEEEEVEEEEEEEEEEEEEGSTEYETESESEEEPSPPPPPPKTVAAKKPEPPAAAAAAKKPAVPQESSPPPKLPVQLRKVATPSKSPEKSDTDSKQSSSKSASEKSSSPEPKTFIRPPLKKVSPRPQPPEATVKERSVSPEPAKNFRVQLRKVPSNLKAPRVKEKLPEVQLKKVEKPLLEDIPKKEEAYPHKPSMLKSESSKRIPPPPPMPKSNIPPPPPPPPGMKPPADFQKKEVSEKQKEMIDKLKSHPIINSKSITKVKDQFIFETEKATAHNQLLKQIQGGVLLKPTKCNDRSKPILGGLRKFRRQMTLEEQLAKSESRANMEAPPADEEEDELDDIDKVRDDLQSTKQMLAHELRNNEALERENKRLQARVQNLEAELSRERWNPLSGEEKSTVAGPQGDLIKSLKDEALEAQQQSKQLEQKYQTVAKELDTAYKQVDEQKRKIVELERKLQCLTDDDFYLNEPQGNVHDDRHRATESAQKESSPEPEPEEEEEEEEEDEEKKAEKAAKRLNREVNMMQARLTRLKEKQEEKHAERQALKYAMKTNQYALKAEKKKLKKLQKEVEKMAAMMKMEDDDDDEHAEPKEPPPEEPEEEQEEEEEEEESETEESESESENESENEAEDAPDDKKKLNLEPRVKRHEARLASLKKGNYLLQANVDRIKDEISTVREECCTLQSDLDSVIADLG